The sequence below is a genomic window from Mercenaria mercenaria strain notata chromosome 14, MADL_Memer_1, whole genome shotgun sequence.
ccgggcgggcaaaatattgacaggtgcataagaCTCACGTGTGGtccaatggtcctgcttgactgaatatattttcatgattgaaaggtcaaggtcggatgagcgattaagttccatcatgacactctttgaaataatattgaccATTTGTCACAAAATATCTTTCCGTTTttcgttggatgtgtacatatccgacgcattttggtactacaaTTCTGTAAACTACCAAATTTCGTTGAGTCTAACGcgttttggtagtgactaccaaaactcggccgaattttggtagtgactaccaaaacgcgTTGCTACCAATTTAAGGTGCAACATAGCAGTATAAAACCGAAAATCACGTGCAGTCTGTCTCACTTACGCTGTTTCTTTTGACAAGTCACACCGATAAATTCTTTAGTTCTGAGTAACATTAGACTAGTAATTTAACTGGTAGTAAGATGCCACGTGGAAGAGTGTGGCAACGAGGAGGCAGGGCTCGAGGTAGAGCGCATGGCAGGGGTATGCCAAGACCCCAAGACGACGACGCCAACCCGCTACCAGTGGCAAATCAGCCGGAGAACCGCCCGGATACACGTGGACAGAAGAGGAGGGCCGACGACCTTGGTCAGGAGGACAGGAGCCCACAACTTGGTCCGGCGGCACAGGCGTTAGGGGACGAAGAGTTAGATGAAGGGGACAACCAGTTCCTACAAAGAGAAAAAGGTGGGTCAGTTATTGATTTTGAACGTATTTTACTTGATTCAGGTGTTCTCCCttcaaataacaataaaaacccATGTAGTCCGTTAGGTTTGAGTAAAAATGCGAATACGGGGTGTGGCATCGCTCGTAATAATTTTGTTTCCCTGCCTCCTAATCAACCTGCTGAGTCAACTTTGCATGTGTCAGATTCGGGACGAAGTTTCCCGTCCATCCGTTTGGCAAACGACGACCTGTCGGCTCACGTACCCTCTACACTTAAACAACAGATCTGTCGAGGGGAATATATTAATCCTGCTTTACTCTTAAAAGGGGCCGTTGAATTGTCTGACTATTGTACAGGTAACATTTTCAAACTGTCGTCAGACGGTCACATTGAGGCGTCACACAAAGTGTGCAAAGACAAAATAAAGACCATAGAAAAATGGACGAACGCTTTCATCATTTACGCCtccatttatttacaaacacacaGTGCCAAAGTCTATGAATTACTTCATTACATGTTCAATATTCGGGATTGTACTATGCGCCAGGGGGGAAATGGGTGGAGAGATTACGATGGACAGTTTCGAATCCGCCAAGCCTTAACACCCGGCCCGTGGTCACAAATGAATAATGAACTCTGGTGGCGCTGCATACAAGTTAAAGGACCCCTTGGATGGTATTGAAATGTgttctgttttatatatatatggtatttgAATTATACCTGACCATTTTTTTCCGAAGTTTTCCGACGTTTTACCTGCGTACGTGATATATGAAAACTGTATATACCACACCTTTACGGAAAGTCACGAGCGAATTTCCGGAAAAGACCGACCTTGGTTTTCCGGGTGTGACGTCACACGCAGTACAgctgatatattttcaacatgGCCGCTActaatctggttccctgtccaatattggttcCCATTCAAAGTTCGCAGAGGACCAGTCTAGGCCACTACTAGTGAAAGTGAAACAGAATTCCCTGAAAACGAACTTTATTGTTCTTCACACTCAGTGACAGATGTTTCGGAGAGCGATAGTGAGAATGGTGATCTTGAGGCTCTTCCTTACCAGTTTGAGCCAGTGATACCACATAGAAGGGGAGAGCAAAGGCAAAATGAACCGCACGATCCAGAACCCGGCGACGAACGACTGTTGAACACGAACTGGTATGTTTATAATTACAGTTACGCCATTTTGTACGGTAATTAACAACggcatattattttcatataaattatgcAGCTATCTAAcgattatacatatattttcgaATTACGTTAGCGTTACAGATGAAGGAAAAATAGACCCCTCGTTACAAAAAGAAAGGCCGAAAGGGTTTTAAAACCGAGTGCATTTTTTAGCTAATGTTATTATGTTTTGCAACCtgactataaataaaaatttgtatatttgtagTCGTGTAAAAGTTCTTGGTGATTAATATTATTTGATCCATTCTGAATTCGTGCcacatttattttttacttcTTAATCTTATATTCCTTTGTAGGTGTTCGTGCAATCATTGTAGAAGAATGCCAACAGTAATGGAGTGTAGGTGTTGCCAGGATATCGAAACAATTACCAGGAAGATTGACGACTTCAGTTTGGAAAAGGAGTCAGATGTGGGCTGTATTACTGAGCATCCTGGTTTCAGGCCTGTTTGTCTGGACGAGTTTGTTTTGGAGACAGCGTACTATCAATACAGACAGCAGTATGGTGAACCAGATGCTAGAAGTATCAATGAGTAAGTACATTTTTAAGTTTATGCAGAATAcatctttatatgagccgtgccatgagaaaaccaacatagtagggtTGCGACAAgtatggatctagaccagcctgagcacccatgcagtctggtcaggatccatgctgttcacaaatgctttctctaattgcaagactttgaaagtgaacagcctggattctgaccagactgtgcggatgcgcagactggtctggatccatgcaggtcgcaaaccctgtatgttggtttttcatggtgcggctcaattatattcaGAGATCTGTCAAAGTGGTACGCGAACCAGAGGCACTGACACTATGTGTGGTATACACCTTGAAACGTGAATCTGTACAAAACGAtagtttttacatattttgttacaaTGATAAACAATGGTGTATCAAGACTGGGACTGCAGAAGATtcttcaaatattattttatcagcCGCTTGCACATTGTCTTATGAAAGTGTTAAGTTAGAAACCTTGACACCTTAAGTTAGGTATATGTTTGCATAACCCAAAATCACACTGAAATCACTATATTGTGAGATATACACCTTTCTATCCTCAATGTCCTGTTATCCGGCTTCAGAACCAATCTGAGCTCTTTGGTCTTATCAATAAAGATGCTTTTACATTTGTTAAATTTGACATATCTTATGTTTCATGTATACTTTCTTTTTCAGGAGGAATAGGTATGTTGCATACAGGCAGCTGGCAAGGTGGTGCTGGGGATTCCTGGGCAAGGAAGTAAGAGTTGTTTTGCCATCATGTGCAGTAAATGTTATCAGAGACACTTACCCATCTGATGTGTACAAGGGATTTTTGGAGGCGTAATTGGTAGTTTTCGTGAAGGACTGTAATTGTATAAATCGCTTTAGTTATCATActgtttaaaatgtacatattatatatagataCCAGCATTTCATTAGCtagtttttcaattttaataaattgtaaaagCTTGTATTTcttgtgtatttcatttttaGTGAGAAATTTAGGTTTCAATAAATTTATGCACCATGCAGTTACTCACATCTTATTCTCATTAGtactttttcaaatgaaaaatgttcttcttgatgatacaGACGAAGAATCTCTGTTACAAATTATCACAAGTCGGTGTGTCTCAACTTGTCTCAACCTTATGCTTGAAATAGTTTAtcaacccttatcctgctaaatttctgtaatgaacttgtccattttcaaGTTAGATATTACCATTTACAGTCAAGCAGGGTATTTACAATAAATACTGCCTGAATAGCAAAtgttgcagatcatgatcagactgcacggatgtgatctatagtgcattttatttgacctagtgggACGGGGTTTGGCAAAGGTACACTACATAATTGTGCATATAACCAAAGCAGTGTTGAATTTTTATCGTTGGTTATcgaagattacggaattaaacaattcTATTGCTCTTTGCTAATTACAATTATTTGCATAAGTTATTAAAGACTTGCTCCAGTCCTCCCTTTTAaccttaaaatgtatatgaaaaagcatgaaaatcccgactatgaacagtgacgactgtcaaaatagtttattttttatataaaattctatataaaatacctctGGTTTTGCGTGCTAAGTGTGGCGCATGGCTGTTAACTGTTGCCTATTGTAACCTTAGGTTGCATATACTCAATAGAATTTGAACAGCCGCGAAGGGCTTTAACCCCGCCCCGTCAGGTTGTATAAAATGCACTATACACTGGTCACATTTCAGTATACATTTAGAAATGAGAAAATAGTTGTTACGGTAACCAATACAATGCCACTTTAGTTCTTAATGAGAATTATTCCTGAATCTGCTTCCTTTTATAACTGATGAGACCAGTCTTAACCACCTCCTTCCATATTTCAGCTCACTGCACCTTTACCACTTTATAGGTTATCCATTTATTGTGATGATCAGTTTACCATACAATATTCAGGGAATTACAGATGTAGGGAAAGAAACACAACACTGTAATACATAAAGAAGTACTGTATTCTAAATCTATAggtaacaaagaaaaatatataagtatatgaatatgtaacaataaaaacaactgacatttttgtttaaatacaatatttacagaAAGCATTTCATAGATTATGAAAATCACCTTAAAGGGctaatatttctaatatttctaaaatgtaggCTTGAAATAAGTCAGTACACAACATCTTTCTTCCTTTGCCTTGTGTGACACAAATTCCCTGAAAATGCTTTCtttaacaaaatacatgtatacagtgtaaCAGAGCaaaatgcaaaaaacaaaaatccGACTTGATTCGAAACAAGGCTTCTTGTAAATGATGCATACCAAGTTCCATTGGAACTGGATAGAAAATCTGAGGGGGGTTGATTCACAAGGAAACTGTTAAAGGTTGTAATAGAATCTAGTcattaaaaggggcataaatgcagaaataatgagaGCTCCTAAATTACGAAATGCCCCCTTTATACTTTCAGTTACTGTACAAGACAGAAAGTATTTGGTCACTGTGCTctggacgtttgacatactgacctgaAGTGAATATTTACTAGTCATAAATGACCTCCGTATTAAACTTTATCTTACACCAAAGCATTTTATAGTTATTTAGccaaaagtcaaattcaaaaaattgaaatgaaaatgcaTATATTTACCATTCCCATGCCCACTTCACACTACTGTGTACACCAAGTTGCATCTTAATTGGATGAGAACAGACAGCCCATGTTATTGACTAGCTCCTAcactatatattttttcaattcctTGTTTATAAAATGGCGACTACATAAAGTCTTACgataatattacaatcagttgTCAGAGAAATTCGCAAAAGTAGACTGCCCTTTATcattaatattacaaaaaataaaagcaaaattatgaaatttgtgacaaattctttattatcgtCTCGTGGCTAGTTTATTCATGTTATATGACTGTCCAAAAAATACTGGCAAACAGTTGCTAAATACACACTTCACAGCAAAATACTTTTagacttttgaaataatattacgtaataggttaaacattatgaccaagtttggtgaaaactttataaaaaattcTGAAGTATGAGAGTGTTCACTGTCAATTTTTGAATACATTAATGTATACTGATATACAAAGTTTACACAGGCAGGCAGGTGGAACGCTACATGCACCACTTACCATTTTGAATGGTTTGGTACAAAAAGAGCCAAAACAAAGTATcttacaaaaagaaataacaattaGTCTAGTAAAATTTGACAATTCTAATCTTTCTGTTGGAATTTATATAAGTACGTTTATACAATTTTTCCAAGgtaaataatttaaagaaaagctcAAAAAAATTCTTCAATGACatttaaagctgctttccactGTCTAGTCaaatttcattatagaaaaaaataattctacatgTACACAGtcaaaaaattttggtttaaatagTGAAATATTGATAGTTCTTAAAATTGGCATTCTTTTAAAGATTTCAATAGTAAACTACTATCTGTCGTCAACGACACTTAGCAATAATAAAAATAGCATTTCAATTATGAAAATAACACCATTAACCTCGGCGCATGCGCCTACATAATTCATCATTTAGGTGTGTCAGTATCATGCTACAGACTTTTTCAcacaatatggaaaaataatttACACTATGTAAACCAAAACATGCAAAGTCTGAAACCATAAAAAACatatagacaaatgataaaaTTGCTTGCAATTCAATGGAAAGCAGCTTTAAAAAGTATTCCTATACAAACATAACTCCTGTACAATGACCTGTATGAATAAATGATCTTTACATCAATGGAAAAGCTACTGGTATACACTACGATCAAACACCGACATTAATAAATCACTGATTCATTGGAAAGCATTCTTGAAATGACTGACCTTTACACTGATACTGAAACATCTTTATACTTATCATTAATCACTCACATTTACACTCTTTTTTCAAGAATCACAGGCTTTCACATTTTTTCCGATAAATGAATGACTAATTGAATTATTCACTTCATATGTACTTTCAAGTCCTCCAGACACCTCTTTATCTTCTTAAACCTTGAAGTTAGCTGAGATAGTGCCTCCTGCTTGCAAGGTTTTCTTTTCAAAGCTGttagtggtggtggtactggaGTCTGAAGGTCCATTTTCTTCTGGTGTGTGCAGATTTTCATTGTTTCGGTTATCAGGGCTTCAACATACGTAAATGTCATCTCTTCCCTTACTGGCTTCACTGAATAGTCATCgtccattttgaatttgggaaatGAGCAGACGTCAAATAATATTAGGTTAAATCCAGGAAAGTACACTTGTAATGGTTTTAGTATGGGTAACTGCAACTGGCCTAACTGCAAATACGCACATGTATGCTCAAAATGCCTTGCACGACACCCGGAGGTTGCTTGTTTTCAGTCAAGATCCTTTGTTCAAGCTCAAAATCTCAGCCTAATTTTCGTGGCAGAGGCTTCCGCCGACCCTTTAGAAGACCAGGAGGAGGTAACCCGAGAAATCAATAGGCCAAAGGTCATTACGCCCTTGATCAGTGCATCAGATCAGCTGCATAATTTTGATGTCGTAAACTTAGCAAAATCCCCTGTAAATATTGAGACTTTTAGGCGCTATTCTCGTCTGTACGACCCCAACGAATCAAAGTTTTTAATAAATGGTTTTACTCAAGGATTTCCAATCCAATATACAGGTCCCAGGTTAGCACGAGATGCAAACAATCTACGTTCTACGTCATTAAATCCAGATATCGTAAAAAACcaaattaataaagaaatagaGGCAGGCAGTGATGCAGGTCCATTCAGTCACTGATTGGCCTTGTTCCAAAAAAAAGCTCCTGGGGAATTCCGCATGATTCATCATTTGTCGTACCCCTCTGGCGATTCAATCAATGATCATATTGACCTGGCTTTATGCACGGTCCAATACACTAGTTTTGCTGAAGCGGTTAAACTGGTTCAAAATTTAGGACGAAACTGCAAGCTTTTCAAGTCCGATATAAAAAGTGCATATCGCTTAATTCCAATCCGGCCGTCAGATTCTGAACTGGTAGGATTTTGCTATAATGGCTATTTTTATTTTGGTAAGGCCCTTCCTTTCGGAGCGTCGATTAGTTGTATTACATTCGAAAGGTT
It includes:
- the LOC128548224 gene encoding uncharacterized protein LOC128548224, whose translation is ITRKIDDFSLEKESDVGCITEHPGFRPVCLDEFVLETAYYQYRQQYGEPDARSINERNRYVAYRQLARWCWGFLGKEVRVVLPSCAVNVIRDTYPSDVYKGFLEA